The Panicum hallii strain FIL2 chromosome 9, PHallii_v3.1, whole genome shotgun sequence genome has a window encoding:
- the LOC112878304 gene encoding mechanosensitive ion channel protein 2, chloroplastic-like isoform X1, with the protein MAVGLTSQLFQRVPATDIFCQRNKLRSPEMRSSLPLSSTSFPSIADRQDCWGHNVLESNYRPMLYTPHKYRSLGFRTFALPVPLQENPLVKSAAVALTRSCDTLLANPATSLVVPAIGIIVFALWGFLPLMRDIRNRFDHGGNWKKSPTYLISSSYLQPLLLWTGATLICRGLDPVVLPTAASQAVKTRLITFVRSLSTVLAVAYIFTSLIQQVQKFLVDHRHPNDTRNMGFDFTMKALYTGIWIAAVSLFMELLGFNTQKWITAGGFGTVLLTLAGREIFTNFLSSVMINATRPFVVNEWINAKIDGVEFSGIVEHVGWWSPTIIRGDDREAIYIPNHKFTVSILRNNTQRTHWRIKTYLAISHMDAGKIGIIVADMRKVLAKNPHIEQQKLHRRVFFEKIDPKNQALMIYISCFVKTSRFEEYLNVQETVMLDLLRIVGHHKARLATQIRTVQKSYGNADFDNIPFGEGMYSRVSGRPLLIDTSARISDDKGKPQPVSSREEQKVKTSGSVEVKSASPENASLNNSEKQDQKKSVPEDARVKNSKSDNVMPVTSSSDPVTSISKTGKGKTHEAEVTERQDGSVSVANPKKESRPAFEDNIVLGIALEGSKRTLPMEEGNPYLSLSETEPDTVTVDSASSPKDEIAQSLKNSGQEKADQRNIDR; encoded by the exons aGACAAGACTGTTGGGGGCATAATGTGTTGGAGAGTAACTACAGGCCCATGCTTTATACACCTCACAAATATAGATCTCTGGGCTTTAGGACTTTTGCGTTGCCAGTTCCTTTGCAGGAAAACCCTCTTGTCAAGAGCGCAGCAGTAGCACTGACTAG GTCATGCGATACTTTACTTGCAAATCCTGCTACTTCACTTGTGGTCCCTGCAATTGGAATTATTGTGTTTGCTCTATGGGGTTTTTTGCCACTAATGAGGGATATTAGAAACCGTTTTGAT CATGGAGGCAATTGGAAGAAGAGCCCTACATATTTAATTTCTTCGTCCTACCTTCAACCTCTACTTCTCTGGACTGGAGCAACACTAATATGCAG GGGTTTGGATCCAGTTGTGTTGCCTACAGCAGCAAGCCAAGCTGTGAAAACACGCCTGATTACTTTCGTGAGATCATTATCAACTGTCCTGGCTGTTGCATATATTTTCACAAG cTTGATTCAGCAGGTACAGAAGTTTCTTGTGGACCATCGTCATCCCAATGATACAAGAAAT ATGGGATTTGATTTTACCATGAAAGCTCTTTATACTGGTATTTGGATTGCTGCTGTTTCTCTCTTTATGGAGTTGCTGGGTTTCAATACCCAGAAGTGGATAACTGCTGGAGGTTTTGGGACAGTATTGCTTACACTTGCTGGTCGTGAG ATTTTCACTAACTTCCTCTCGAGTGTCATGATCAATGCCACACGCCCATTTGTAGTCAATGAATGGATCAATGCAAAGATAGATGGTGTTGAATTCTCTGGCATTGTTGAG CATGTTGGTTGGTGGTCTCCAACAATCATTAGAGGTGATGATCGAGAAGCTATATACATTCCTAATCATAAGTTTACAGTTTCTATATTAAGGAATAACACTCAGAGGACCCATTGGCGTATTAAGACCTATCTTGCTATAAGCCACATGGACGCTGGAAAAATTGGG ATTATTGTTGCAGACATGAGGAAAGTGTTGGCGAAAAATCCACATATAGAACAACAGAAGCTGCATAGAAGAGTATTCTTTGAGAAAATTGATCCAAAAAATCAAGCACTTATG ATTTACATATCCTGTTTTGTGAAGACATCACGTTTTGAGGAGTATCTCAATGTCCAG GAAACTGTTATGTTGGATCTTCTTAGAATAGTTGGTCACCACAAAGCAAGGCTTGCTACCCAAATTCGAACAGTTCAGAAATCATATGGCAATGCAGATTTCGATAACATTCCTTTTGGAGAGGGCATGTATAGTCGCGTCAGCGGGCGTCCACTTCTGATTGATACATCTGCAAGGATCAGTGATGATAAGGGCAAACCTCAACCGGTATCATCACGTGAGGAGCAGAAAGTCAAGACAAGCGGTTCGGTAGAGGTCAAGTCTGCTTCACCTGAAAACGCTAGTTTAAACAACTCTGAAAAGCAGGATCAGAAAAAATCGGTACCTGAAGATGCTCGGGTGAAGAACAGCAAGAGTGATAATGTGATGCCAGTAACATCATCTTCAGATCCTGTTACGTCAATTTCTAAGACTGGTAAAGGGAAGACACATGAAGCTGAGGTCACTGAACGCCAGGATGGTTCCGTGTCCGTGGCTAATCCGAAGAAAGAATCTAGACCTGCTTTCGAAGACAACATTGTTCTGGGCATtgctcttgagggctccaagaGGACACTGCCTATGGAAGAAGGAAACCCTTATCTATCACTATCCGAGACTGAGCCAGACACCGTAACTGTAGATTCTGCTTCTTCACCGAAAGACGAGATAGCACAAAGCCTGAAAAATTCAGGTCAAGAGAAGGCTGACCAGAGGAATATAGATAGGTGA
- the LOC112878304 gene encoding mechanosensitive ion channel protein 2, chloroplastic-like isoform X2 yields the protein MLYTPHKYRSLGFRTFALPVPLQENPLVKSAAVALTRSCDTLLANPATSLVVPAIGIIVFALWGFLPLMRDIRNRFDHGGNWKKSPTYLISSSYLQPLLLWTGATLICRGLDPVVLPTAASQAVKTRLITFVRSLSTVLAVAYIFTSLIQQVQKFLVDHRHPNDTRNMGFDFTMKALYTGIWIAAVSLFMELLGFNTQKWITAGGFGTVLLTLAGREIFTNFLSSVMINATRPFVVNEWINAKIDGVEFSGIVEHVGWWSPTIIRGDDREAIYIPNHKFTVSILRNNTQRTHWRIKTYLAISHMDAGKIGIIVADMRKVLAKNPHIEQQKLHRRVFFEKIDPKNQALMIYISCFVKTSRFEEYLNVQETVMLDLLRIVGHHKARLATQIRTVQKSYGNADFDNIPFGEGMYSRVSGRPLLIDTSARISDDKGKPQPVSSREEQKVKTSGSVEVKSASPENASLNNSEKQDQKKSVPEDARVKNSKSDNVMPVTSSSDPVTSISKTGKGKTHEAEVTERQDGSVSVANPKKESRPAFEDNIVLGIALEGSKRTLPMEEGNPYLSLSETEPDTVTVDSASSPKDEIAQSLKNSGQEKADQRNIDR from the exons ATGCTTTATACACCTCACAAATATAGATCTCTGGGCTTTAGGACTTTTGCGTTGCCAGTTCCTTTGCAGGAAAACCCTCTTGTCAAGAGCGCAGCAGTAGCACTGACTAG GTCATGCGATACTTTACTTGCAAATCCTGCTACTTCACTTGTGGTCCCTGCAATTGGAATTATTGTGTTTGCTCTATGGGGTTTTTTGCCACTAATGAGGGATATTAGAAACCGTTTTGAT CATGGAGGCAATTGGAAGAAGAGCCCTACATATTTAATTTCTTCGTCCTACCTTCAACCTCTACTTCTCTGGACTGGAGCAACACTAATATGCAG GGGTTTGGATCCAGTTGTGTTGCCTACAGCAGCAAGCCAAGCTGTGAAAACACGCCTGATTACTTTCGTGAGATCATTATCAACTGTCCTGGCTGTTGCATATATTTTCACAAG cTTGATTCAGCAGGTACAGAAGTTTCTTGTGGACCATCGTCATCCCAATGATACAAGAAAT ATGGGATTTGATTTTACCATGAAAGCTCTTTATACTGGTATTTGGATTGCTGCTGTTTCTCTCTTTATGGAGTTGCTGGGTTTCAATACCCAGAAGTGGATAACTGCTGGAGGTTTTGGGACAGTATTGCTTACACTTGCTGGTCGTGAG ATTTTCACTAACTTCCTCTCGAGTGTCATGATCAATGCCACACGCCCATTTGTAGTCAATGAATGGATCAATGCAAAGATAGATGGTGTTGAATTCTCTGGCATTGTTGAG CATGTTGGTTGGTGGTCTCCAACAATCATTAGAGGTGATGATCGAGAAGCTATATACATTCCTAATCATAAGTTTACAGTTTCTATATTAAGGAATAACACTCAGAGGACCCATTGGCGTATTAAGACCTATCTTGCTATAAGCCACATGGACGCTGGAAAAATTGGG ATTATTGTTGCAGACATGAGGAAAGTGTTGGCGAAAAATCCACATATAGAACAACAGAAGCTGCATAGAAGAGTATTCTTTGAGAAAATTGATCCAAAAAATCAAGCACTTATG ATTTACATATCCTGTTTTGTGAAGACATCACGTTTTGAGGAGTATCTCAATGTCCAG GAAACTGTTATGTTGGATCTTCTTAGAATAGTTGGTCACCACAAAGCAAGGCTTGCTACCCAAATTCGAACAGTTCAGAAATCATATGGCAATGCAGATTTCGATAACATTCCTTTTGGAGAGGGCATGTATAGTCGCGTCAGCGGGCGTCCACTTCTGATTGATACATCTGCAAGGATCAGTGATGATAAGGGCAAACCTCAACCGGTATCATCACGTGAGGAGCAGAAAGTCAAGACAAGCGGTTCGGTAGAGGTCAAGTCTGCTTCACCTGAAAACGCTAGTTTAAACAACTCTGAAAAGCAGGATCAGAAAAAATCGGTACCTGAAGATGCTCGGGTGAAGAACAGCAAGAGTGATAATGTGATGCCAGTAACATCATCTTCAGATCCTGTTACGTCAATTTCTAAGACTGGTAAAGGGAAGACACATGAAGCTGAGGTCACTGAACGCCAGGATGGTTCCGTGTCCGTGGCTAATCCGAAGAAAGAATCTAGACCTGCTTTCGAAGACAACATTGTTCTGGGCATtgctcttgagggctccaagaGGACACTGCCTATGGAAGAAGGAAACCCTTATCTATCACTATCCGAGACTGAGCCAGACACCGTAACTGTAGATTCTGCTTCTTCACCGAAAGACGAGATAGCACAAAGCCTGAAAAATTCAGGTCAAGAGAAGGCTGACCAGAGGAATATAGATAGGTGA